The genomic stretch ATTTGAATTGGACACTATGAAGGCTAAACTAACTAGTGTCAACTCGAAGtgagagcaatcaaccaagtaTAACGAGGTTACTTTTTTCATCATATCCTTTGAAGATCTTTTGAAGCTTTTCTTAGTTATTTTTTGTGAAAGATGTAAGGCTttaataaagtatatttttttttgatgtCTCTATGACTTTTATCGTTATACCTCTCTTTGAGTGTCatgcttttctttttatttaataCTATGCATACTCCTTCAAggaattttatttcttttgcctACTTGTGTgatcattttattttaaatatacgTTTTGCTTTTGGAGGAGGAATCTATACACACATTTAATACTATGCATAATCCAAAAATTTTCTTGCCCTGCTCTTGCTCTCTCTTTTTTATTAAGGAGCTCACAGGGTGTGATATCTCATTTTCTAGAATTCTTTTTCAATGCAAACTTTTTAAGATGCATCATTTATAACATTTGAGTACACGATTAAAGACGAAATTTTTTCACCACTGCTTCAATGAGCATTGATTTACTATGGTAGAACTCCCTGTTGAATGAGTCGGGATTCCATAACACTAGGATATTTTCATGGGCTTTTGGTAATCTTGTGAGCAGGGAATTGATAGCCCCCaaagatttttttcaagtttctGAATGACTCTTATTAAGGCTTTGGCTATCTCTTTTTGAATTTAGGATTCTAGCCCGAGTAGGTTAAATATGATAGTATATCCTCAAGATTTCAAAAGATCTCTTGCTAATGTGTCTTTATCTTAGGACTGCTCCATGGTGATCATTCTTTTAGCCTCATCTACAATATCAATCAGTATTATCTCTCTTGCAACACCTATCATTCCAATGTCATGTTAGGAAAAGGGGTGTTCTTCACACCTGTTTGATTTTGTTCTCTGTGTAGgagtatgtttcctttttttacTTGGTTATGGAATACCATTCTTACCACGTAATAATCAGTTAAACCATGACTCTTATTTTGATGTACCAAGCAGTACTTTAGGTCCCTCAAGTCTTCTAGTGGTTCTCTATATGTTCTGGGATTCAATGTTTTGTCCTCGAACCATCCATTTACGACCACCATGGTCTGAGCTATGGAAAGGGATAGCGACGGTGGAAGACTGCTTCTGTTAGGACCCTGACGATAGGAACGCCTTCTGCTCCTACAATTAGCAACACACACCTCTAGAGGAAAAACTTCTTTAGATCTTCTCTCATTGCACTTCATTGCCTCAGTTATGTCAGATGCTGTCTTCAAGAGTATAGAAAAGATATTTATGTTGCTCATGAACAGATAAATTTAGGACCCGTCTTCCACGTTTCTAATACACTCATACGCCAATTGTGGTTCTAAGAGGGTGTCCATGCAAAATAAAAGCTTGATCTATGTATCTCTTGATAAATGTCACTAATCCTTCTCTTTGTCTTTGTTTCACTCTTCCTAGGTCCATGATGTGCATGAAGGTTCCTCCTCTAGAAACTTGTTGCAAAATTCCATCACCAATTGCTCCCAGGTGTTGATGATATTGGCTTTTAACTTAGCATACCAGGTGAACGCCCTTCCCGTCAATGACTTCGAGAACTCCCTAATCTCGAACTTCTAATGGTTCCTAAACACTCTGAGATCATCCGAAAATGATATGATGTGTTTCTTGGCACTCACGGTACCATCAAACTTGCGAAAGTGGTTGTACCCCCTTAGGGTACGATTTTGCTAGAATGTGATGCTCAAATGGTGGGTTTATCTCCTAAGTGGGTTAATTTGCCTCTTTGTTGTCCTTTAGGATGTGTGCCAACTCCTTGCGAGTGACGGGGATGTTCTTATCTTTCTCCATATGCTCCTGATTCATGAATGGAGGTGGCGAAAGGGTTATCAAAAGGGAGAGGATGATACGTGTTCAGAAGggtattttcataattttagagaGAAGGGACAGAATAGTAATTTTGTCATATTCAAAGATCTAAATACTAGAAGAATTATACAATGCTAGTCTTGGACATCAAGGAGACCAAGAGTTCATCTCAAAAACAGTGGTGCTAAAGTGGTGACAACACATAAGATCCATTGGGTTAAGCGAGGATAGCAAGAAGCTCAAAAATGGCCTTCAAGTTCATTGGGAAGATATAAATTCGAATTTAGTTTGTTagaattaaatttgaattgTTGTTAGGGTTatcaaaagatttgatttgattttgttttatttagtatttttaggtgttttaaatttaaatcaaaactgATCTAATTTAATAAGatcatatataatttaaattgattattatatctttaggattttaaatttaaatcaaatctgatctaatctaacaagatcaaatttgatttaaattagttattttatctttagaaaatttaaattaagttATCTTATATTATCTTTTAGGTTAATTTATTAAAGATCTATTTAAATACTTTTTGTGAGACAATTTATACaatttttaatgaataaattttatGGGAGCTATTATGCACGTTATTCAATATGTATTCAAGCGAGGCAAGTGATTAGCTTTACTTATTGCatgaaaaaattgaaatatttCTAAATATTAGTTTCTTTCAATTTTATCATTCTGATCTAAATTGTCAAGAATAAATTCTTTAAATGTTTAGTAAGAAAAACCCTTCTTATAACCTAAATTACTAAAAAACAAATTTCTTAGAGGACTATTAAAAAAATCCCTATCTGTCcttttatattttcattttatctttttttatcttttgtatttTGTCCGTGTCTTTTCTTATCCTTTCACTCTTCATTCCTAATTTTTTATCCGGccttaaattatttttggtcAAAAACTTGTTTCTAACAACCATGAAATTTGAATAAGGCTAATCTGCTAACAGTAACAGTAACCCTGTGGTGACGATATCTACCTTGCAAGAAGTGTAACTTCCCCATGTCCCAAGGGAGAAGGGGGAATTTGTGGGTATATAATGACCAAAAGTAttagggtaaagtatattttttgtccttaaagtttgacaaaattttcaaaaatatcctaaattttattttattttaattttatctcaaaagttttcgatttgcatcaaatatatcccTGACCATCAAATATACCCCTGacggctaatttttcaaaaaatttaagaccaattcaacaacaatttcataaaaacaatCCTCAACACAAGTCAAgtataattttcatgcattattattagattagtcttaaatttttttgaaaatttagtaGTCAAagggtatatttgatgcaaattgaAAACTTTTAGAACataattgaaacaaaataaaacttagaaatattttttaaatttttatcaaacttcgagaacaaaaatatactttatctaAAGTATTGAATTATTAAGAAATTATTGTTGTTACATAGACCCAAATGGCAGCGGATCATATCCAAAGGAGACATTCAGCTCGTCGTGACCAAGATGAGAATACCACGAAAATTATTTCCTCTCAAAGGGACGGCCCCTACTCTCTACTAGGATGATTTTGATGGCCGGTAATCTTAGCGCTGAAAAGCAGTTACAGCAGAGTGGAATTGCCAAGATCTGTATTAGACTGTAGCTTCAACTTGCAAGGATCTCCAAGCAATGTCTAGGGCCTCCTCCACAGAAGATGCGCTTTGAAGCTTCGCCTTATCAATTACGGGTTGATTTCTGGCTAGTTTAGGCAGGAGCTGAAATTCCTgagaagaaaaaaagtatatatgTAAAATGATCCCTCTAAAAATCTGTGACTTGTAGCTGCACTTCTGTGACACTAGGACATATAATAAAGGcaagtttttatttattttttaggtATAAAAGAGTTTAAAGCGTTTGAAAACTCAAATTAAAAGCCAAGTAAAATTAGGTAATTTTCATGAAGATGCTTCTTTATAATGGCAAACAACTTCATGTGTATACTATCTAAATCTAACAGCTACTATATGCAGTTGAATGTTGAAAGAAACAGTAGCAAGTACCTCAGGGCTCCCACTTTCAAGCAGCACTCCTTTCAGCTTACCTGAACGGCATCAAGTAATTATATTCTTAGTAATTGCAAATCAAAAGATAAATAAGCACTTGCATACATTCCGCAATAACACAATAGCATGTCTTTGCGAACATCACTATAAACTAGGTAATCCAAAGATTAATACAAAGGGTCACAGAAGATAAAGGGACCGTAAAAGACCTACCAGATTCAATCCAGAAGGTAGCTACTTTAGGATCAAAGTTTCCAATTTCAACTGTTTCTCCGACTGTCAAAAGAAaatttaagagtaagaggatcGGAGAAAAATTctcttatattttattttgaagaaCATTTACCATTGTCTCCGAAGAACTGCCACCATACTTTTCTGGGGCTCCCTTCATATTCAAACACCCTTGAGTAGAAGTATGGAAGGTAATCGTACCTGAAACGCATAAATGAAACTAAGATAGATCAGCAGGGACATAACCACAAATTCTAAGTTAATTGCAGGAAGAGATGGTTGATTATACGTGTGAGTTTGTGCAGTGAGTAATGATTTTACACAGTGCTGTGCTGAGCGACGAGCATGATCTACATGTTCCACTCGAGCAGTACGGTTATATATCTGTCCAGTTTTCGGAAATACATCAGGTGAACAAGAAATTAAGAGAACTCAATTTCAAGCAAATGAATGGTATTTGGTATATACCTTTAAAGGGAAAGCTGCGACATCACCGATAGCAAAGATTCCAGGAATGCCAGTCCGGAACTGACCATCAACCTGAAATACGGATAACTTTAGTTTAAGGCTCTATCAAATTACATCTGTAAATGTAGCTCAAATAGAGTAGCTCAAACAAAGAACACGGTCTCCAAAAATTGATGATGTACATTCACAGAAGAGGAAAAGTCAGTGAAAGGATGGCATAAACAAAAGGCTCTTCAACTGTTACTGTATTTCAACATGCCTATAATTTTGTTGCAAATAATCTGTTATTCATTGGCTTTACCTGTAATCCACCAACTTGTGTATTCAAGCCCACCCGCTCAAAGGGACTCACAGCAGGTTTTGCTCCAATGCCTACAATTACCTGCAAACCAGAAGAAGAACGTAATTTCCAATTCATTGAACTTCTCTAATACAGAAGTAACCTCTCTGTTCTAATAATTCATGTTACTAAAGCAAATAACAAAAGAAGGTGTCACAGCAGTCAAGCTTTATATTAAAGtatatattaaaagaaaataattaccGTATCAGCTTCTACAACAGATCCATCTCCAAGTTTGACACCAGCTACATGTCCGTCAGGGCCAGCTTCCAAATTTTTTATGGAGGCACCCTTTTGAATATGAtttaaagagagaaaaagaaaaggaaatgtAAAGAGATTTTAAGCAATATCAACCATAGCCAATACATCAAGTTACAGTTTTACAGACCTTCAATATTTTGACACCATTCTTTTGGTAGAGTTCCTCATATCTCCGGGAAAGCGAAGGAGTGAACAGTCTTTGCAAGAGATGATCCTCGGGAAATATGATCTATATTTTCACGAGGACATAAAATTTGAGTCAGTAGGCCAAAAACTTTACAAAATAACCAactttttttaatgtatatacGGACAACATATGTATGCAACTCTCATAGTATAATAATCAGAGTAGGCAAAACAACGCGAATATGTATACACAGTAACAGTAAGAAGTCATTTTTGTCATGCCATTCCCTACCACAGTGTAGactatgtaaaaaaaaaacagtgaTCAGGAAGCATTAATGTCATACACTTATTCGTTATTCCCAAAATTACTCAACGTAAGGATTGTCAAAGCATAACCCAGAGTACCTAATTAAATGACTTCTTTCGGTTTAGCTGAACACATTAGTAGGTAATAATGGAATCAGGACAGGAGATAAGGATTGAGGAAAACACTTACTGTTGTATCAAGTTTCCAAGCAACTGTTGCAGCAGCAATCTCCATTCCTATATATCCACCTCCAACAACTACaaccttttttgcttttccctGGAGACTTAAATCCATGAGGAACAGAGTATATGTTCAAATAAATTTATCTACtgtaaatatatacataatgaATCATAATACATGACAGTTTTGAGGTAACCCTCAGAGGAAATATGCACAATTTGCAAAATCCCAATTCACATGAAGGATGCTAAAGCTGCCAATGCAAAGTTTAACCACTTCAAAAGTgggaaaaaaaattcaaactaGTAAAACAATAGGTCAAAATAGGCTTGACCATATATTACCAATGATGAAATCAGTGCATCAGCATCTGCAACCTCCCGGATATAGTGAACGCCAGGTAGGTTTCCCCCAATTTTCTCCGGAAATCTATCATCAAGACAGTTGACAATCAGATTTTGAGGACCagttttttattaaaacaatATAAGATGAACTAAAGTAAATAGACTGATACCTCGAGGCTGAACTCCCTGTAGCAATTATAAGTGAGCCATACTTCAGATGTTTTCCAGAATTAGTTGTCAAAGTTTGCTTTTCAATATCAATATCCTTGACTGGATCTTGATACAACATCTGAACAGTAAACCAGTAGCATGAAATGTATGAGAACTGTTTCCAGCCTGACAATGCTACTTCAAATTAAGAGCTTTCCAGAATAAAACCATCCATTTCATTTCAAGCAATCCTGTCTCAATAGTATAACGCGCACAAACACAAAAGTAAAAACAATCTCGACAACTTGTATTACAAAATGATTGCAACTGCAAAAGAGAGCGTACCTCTATCCCCTTCTCTTGATACCACTCTGGAGTCTGCCTTTCTCCACCCGATCCAACACAGGTGTGAAAACCCTAGGAATTAAGAATATAAAAGTAAGGATTTACAAAGACAGGTGAGTAAATGAGAAATGAGTAATCTTATATTGACCGTGATATAACTGAGCTTATAAGCAATAGACTGATACAATGAGGTGCATCGAATAACTAACTGCCTACTTgtaacaaacaaacaaacaaactcTAACAGAACTTTCCAGAATTAGATAGCTTAAATAACCGAGTATAATTCCAATACACCGTTGACAGCACAACAATTGGATAAACAGCAATCAGGACTAGCAAAGGCATATCATAGGGAAAGGAGGAAAATTATTACAGGAAGGCGCGCAGGCTTCTTATCCGGTGGAAACAAATACGCTTTTGTGAGTGCAGGACGCTCGTAAGGCGCATATGCCTGTATTTGTAAATCGTATCAATCAAacagagagagatagagagagatagagagagagagagagagagaggtcaGAAAGTAGAAAAGGACCTCTTTGGTGACAATACAAAGACGACCATCGGCCATGCCGTGTTCGACGAAGGTGCGAGCAGCATATCCCGCGGCATTTCCGCCCCCAACGATGACGTACTCGCGATTCTCGTTGGCGAAAGCGGCGTAGCATCTGCGGAAGCTTCTGGAAGGGAGGGAAGTGGAAGAAGGACGAGGTCGGGTGAGAGGATTGGTATGCGAAGGGCGAAGTAAGAGCCCCTGCTTGAGCGAGAGGGAGCTGGATGCTGCTGCCATAGCGAGCCTGCGAACTGCTGAAATCGGTAATGGAAAATGACAAGAGTGCACAGGTGAAGCAATCAAATGCTAGACGATGAAGG from Arachis stenosperma cultivar V10309 chromosome 9, arast.V10309.gnm1.PFL2, whole genome shotgun sequence encodes the following:
- the LOC130948842 gene encoding monodehydroascorbate reductase, chloroplastic/mitochondrial-like isoform X1, with the translated sequence MPSSAVRRLAMAAASSSLSLKQGLLLRPSHTNPLTRPRPSSTSLPSRSFRRCYAAFANENREYVIVGGGNAAGYAARTFVEHGMADGRLCIVTKEAYAPYERPALTKAYLFPPDKKPARLPGFHTCVGSGGERQTPEWYQEKGIEMLYQDPVKDIDIEKQTLTTNSGKHLKYGSLIIATGSSASRFPEKIGGNLPGVHYIREVADADALISSLGKAKKVVVVGGGYIGMEIAAATVAWKLDTTIIFPEDHLLQRLFTPSLSRRYEELYQKNGVKILKGASIKNLEAGPDGHVAGVKLGDGSVVEADTVIVGIGAKPAVSPFERVGLNTQVGGLQVDGQFRTGIPGIFAIGDVAAFPLKIYNRTARVEHVDHARRSAQHCVKSLLTAQTHTYDYLPYFYSRVFEYEGSPRKVWWQFFGDNVGETVEIGNFDPKVATFWIESGKLKGVLLESGSPEEFQLLPKLARNQPVIDKAKLQSASSVEEALDIAWRSLQVEATV
- the LOC130948842 gene encoding monodehydroascorbate reductase, chloroplastic/mitochondrial-like isoform X2 translates to MPSSVRRLAMAAASSSLSLKQGLLLRPSHTNPLTRPRPSSTSLPSRSFRRCYAAFANENREYVIVGGGNAAGYAARTFVEHGMADGRLCIVTKEAYAPYERPALTKAYLFPPDKKPARLPGFHTCVGSGGERQTPEWYQEKGIEMLYQDPVKDIDIEKQTLTTNSGKHLKYGSLIIATGSSASRFPEKIGGNLPGVHYIREVADADALISSLGKAKKVVVVGGGYIGMEIAAATVAWKLDTTIIFPEDHLLQRLFTPSLSRRYEELYQKNGVKILKGASIKNLEAGPDGHVAGVKLGDGSVVEADTVIVGIGAKPAVSPFERVGLNTQVGGLQVDGQFRTGIPGIFAIGDVAAFPLKIYNRTARVEHVDHARRSAQHCVKSLLTAQTHTYDYLPYFYSRVFEYEGSPRKVWWQFFGDNVGETVEIGNFDPKVATFWIESGKLKGVLLESGSPEEFQLLPKLARNQPVIDKAKLQSASSVEEALDIAWRSLQVEATV